In Phaeobacter porticola, one DNA window encodes the following:
- a CDS encoding ATP-binding protein yields MTAAHDASITSEKPRSRTTSWRVRLALLLLMTVAAVTVWVTNRALTHRFTESTRNRAELRLALYSGNLVSELGRHAIVPQLLARDQALISALQSNDFSLSTQRLISFVEEIGAASIMLMAQDGRTVAATDRNRLGETHRNAAYFVDALRARTTVFSAIRREVGSYRFTYSRRIVDTSGILGVIVVEVDLQKFERAWAGISDAVMVSDSTGTIILATESRWRGLSESDALQLQTPEGAIQRAIRATADWTALPADAYLQGEAVMRLESRIPFQGWRLTSFTTYASIRERVNTVLALEIMGFAILLALAFYALSRRTALRMALFQRESAELRVLNARLQREIAERERMQETLAVAEQSLAQSSKLAALGEMSAAVSHELNQPLAAMKTYLAGARLLLNRNRPEEALASFGRIDDLIERMGAITRQLKSYARKGGDAFSPVNMGDALASSLSMMEPQLRQRHVKIARILPEQPVYVMGDRMRIEQVMVNLLRNALDATKSVEHPEVEILLAAGETATLSVRDNGMGIKEFGSLFEPFYTTKQPGDGVGLGLAISSGIVNDLGGRLTARNGQSGGAVFEMQLPILVDGIEAAE; encoded by the coding sequence ATGACTGCCGCGCATGACGCATCCATAACCTCAGAAAAACCACGCTCCCGCACGACATCGTGGCGGGTGCGTCTTGCTTTGTTACTATTGATGACGGTCGCGGCGGTCACCGTTTGGGTAACCAATCGTGCACTGACACACCGCTTTACCGAGAGCACCCGCAACCGGGCCGAACTGCGCTTGGCGCTCTATTCCGGCAATTTGGTGAGCGAACTGGGTCGCCATGCCATCGTGCCGCAGCTGCTGGCACGAGATCAGGCGCTGATCTCGGCGCTGCAATCCAATGACTTCTCGCTTTCCACTCAACGGTTGATTTCCTTTGTTGAGGAGATCGGCGCCGCCTCCATCATGCTGATGGCGCAGGATGGGCGGACCGTCGCCGCCACCGATCGCAACCGACTGGGTGAGACCCACCGCAATGCCGCGTATTTTGTGGATGCACTGCGTGCCAGAACAACGGTGTTTTCCGCGATCCGGCGCGAGGTTGGGAGCTACCGGTTTACGTATTCCCGGCGCATCGTTGATACGTCGGGCATTCTTGGCGTGATCGTGGTCGAGGTCGATCTGCAAAAGTTTGAACGCGCCTGGGCGGGGATTTCTGACGCGGTGATGGTCAGCGACAGTACCGGGACAATCATTCTGGCCACGGAATCGCGCTGGCGGGGCCTGTCGGAAAGCGACGCGTTGCAGTTGCAGACACCAGAAGGCGCCATCCAGCGTGCGATCCGAGCCACCGCGGACTGGACGGCGCTGCCAGCGGATGCCTACTTGCAAGGCGAGGCTGTGATGCGGCTGGAGTCGCGGATCCCGTTTCAGGGTTGGCGGCTGACCTCTTTCACCACTTATGCGTCCATCCGAGAACGGGTGAACACGGTTTTGGCGTTGGAGATCATGGGATTCGCCATCCTATTGGCGCTGGCCTTCTACGCATTGAGCCGTCGCACCGCGCTGCGCATGGCGCTGTTCCAACGAGAGTCGGCAGAGCTTCGCGTATTGAACGCACGGCTCCAGCGGGAAATTGCCGAACGCGAACGTATGCAAGAGACGCTCGCCGTGGCTGAACAGAGCCTTGCGCAAAGCTCCAAACTGGCGGCATTGGGGGAGATGTCAGCCGCCGTCAGCCACGAGCTGAACCAGCCGTTGGCGGCGATGAAAACCTATCTTGCCGGCGCGCGTCTTCTGCTCAATCGCAACCGTCCCGAAGAGGCACTGGCGTCCTTTGGGCGGATCGACGATCTGATTGAGCGAATGGGCGCCATCACCCGCCAGCTGAAATCCTATGCGCGCAAGGGCGGCGATGCGTTCAGCCCCGTAAACATGGGCGATGCGCTGGCCTCCTCTCTGTCGATGATGGAGCCGCAGCTGCGGCAGAGGCATGTCAAAATCGCCCGCATTCTGCCTGAACAACCGGTCTATGTGATGGGGGATCGGATGCGAATTGAACAGGTTATGGTGAACCTGCTGCGAAACGCGCTAGATGCTACAAAATCAGTGGAACACCCCGAGGTCGAAATCCTGCTTGCAGCGGGTGAGACAGCGACCCTGTCGGTGCGTGACAACGGGATGGGGATCAAGGAATTTGGCAGCCTGTTTGAGCCTTTCTACACCACCAAGCAGCCCGGTGACGGTGTCGGTTTGGGTCTTGCCATCTCTTCGGGTATCGTGAACGACCTAGGCGGTCGGCTGACCGCCCGCAACGGGCAGAGCGGTGGCGCCGTATTTGAAATGCAATTGCCGATCCTTGTGGACGGCATCGAGGCCGCAGAATAG
- a CDS encoding sigma-54-dependent transcriptional regulator, producing MAQAMKIAIVDDEQDMRQSISQWLALSGYDTETFASAEDALKVLGADYPGIVISDIKMPGMDGMQFLKKLMGSDSALPVIMITGHGDVPMAVEAMRVGAFDFLEKPFNPDRMSELAKRATGARRLTLDNRVLRRELSDGSTIMKKLIGSSPVMERLREDILDLGQADGHVLIDGETGTGKTLVAHALHAVGSRAGKKFVLVSCAALEEEALSKRLFGPMQPEDSSLPAIEEARGGTLVLEDVEALSETLQAKLLSVINEQGIPGETRIVAISNLQEAGKTCEDALRPDLFYRLAALRITVPPLRQRGEDILTLFTRLSEQFSEEYGCDAPQVSAQEAAQLLQAPWPGNVRQLINIAERAVLQSRRGSGTIASLLMSDHEDMQPVMTTEGKPLKEYVEAFERMLIDNTMRRHKGSIASVMDELCLPRRTLNEKMAKYGLQRSDYLS from the coding sequence ATGGCACAGGCCATGAAAATCGCGATCGTCGATGATGAACAGGATATGCGGCAGTCGATCAGCCAATGGCTGGCACTGTCAGGCTATGACACTGAAACCTTTGCCAGCGCCGAAGATGCGTTGAAGGTGTTGGGTGCGGATTACCCCGGTATCGTCATCTCGGATATCAAAATGCCGGGGATGGACGGAATGCAGTTCCTCAAAAAGCTGATGGGCAGTGACTCTGCGTTGCCGGTGATCATGATCACCGGTCATGGCGATGTGCCCATGGCCGTTGAGGCGATGCGGGTTGGTGCCTTCGACTTTCTCGAGAAACCCTTTAACCCGGACCGCATGTCGGAATTGGCCAAGCGTGCCACCGGAGCCCGCCGTCTGACCCTCGACAACCGGGTGCTGCGGCGCGAGTTGTCCGATGGCAGCACGATCATGAAAAAGCTCATTGGCTCAAGCCCGGTGATGGAGCGGCTGCGTGAGGATATTCTGGATCTGGGGCAGGCCGACGGCCACGTGCTGATCGACGGCGAGACCGGCACCGGCAAGACACTGGTGGCGCACGCGCTGCATGCGGTCGGCAGTCGGGCGGGCAAAAAATTCGTGTTGGTTTCCTGTGCGGCACTGGAGGAAGAGGCCTTGTCCAAACGTCTGTTCGGGCCGATGCAGCCCGAGGACAGCTCGTTGCCTGCAATCGAGGAAGCCCGTGGTGGCACGCTGGTTCTGGAAGACGTCGAGGCGCTGAGCGAGACGCTGCAGGCCAAGCTTCTTAGTGTCATCAACGAGCAGGGTATCCCCGGCGAGACCCGCATCGTGGCGATCTCCAACCTCCAGGAAGCGGGCAAGACCTGCGAGGACGCGCTGCGCCCGGACTTGTTCTATCGCCTGGCGGCGTTGCGCATCACCGTGCCGCCGCTGCGCCAGCGCGGTGAGGATATCCTGACGCTGTTCACCCGCTTGTCAGAGCAATTCTCAGAGGAATATGGCTGTGACGCGCCGCAGGTCAGCGCCCAGGAGGCAGCCCAGCTGTTACAGGCTCCCTGGCCGGGCAACGTGCGCCAGTTGATCAACATTGCCGAACGCGCTGTGCTGCAATCTCGCCGCGGATCAGGCACAATTGCGTCGCTCTTGATGTCAGATCACGAGGACATGCAGCCCGTGATGACGACTGAAGGCAAGCCGCTGAAGGAATATGTCGAGGCGTTTGAGCGGATGCTGATCGACAACACCATGCGCCGTCACAAAGGCTCTATCGCCAGTGTCATGGACGAACTGTGCCTGCCGCGCCGGACGTTGAACGAAAAGATGGCCAAATATGGGTTGCAGCGCTCTGACTACCTGTCCTGA
- a CDS encoding Rne/Rng family ribonuclease: MAKKMLIDATHAEETRVVVVDGNKVEEFDFESENKRQLAGNIYLAKVTRVEPSLQAAFVDYGGNRHGFLAFSEIHPDYYQIPVADREALMEEERAYAEAQRARDDEEDAKPARRQSRSRRSRTKAADVKSADVVETKDVSLEAAETGADIAGMETIDLTDDIDAGDTKPTETPDSASAGAPVASAEAEAPVVEEAVKDASDAPEMPAVDTIAETSEPQADAGAETQDDSAADAAEAEAATATEIDAPEIEADDSVEEETAADATSKDESIESVADEDDSEDIRPVRKPRPRRYKIQEVIKVRQVLLVQVVKEERGNKGAALTTYLSLAGRYCVLMPNTARGGGISRKITNAVDRKKLKDIAVELDVPTGAGLIVRTAGAKRTKSEIKRDYEYLQRLWEQIRELTLKSIAPAKIYEEGDLIKRSIRDLYSREIDEVLVEGERGYRIAKDFMKMIMPSHAKNVKNYQDQLPLFARFQVESYLGGMFNPTVQLKSGGYIVIGVTEALVAIDVNSGRATKEGSIEETATKTNLEAAEEVARQLRLRDLAGLIVIDFIDMDERKNNAAVEKRMKDKLKTDRARIQVGRISGFGLMEMSRQRLRPGMIEATTAPCPHCHGTGLIRSDDSLALSILRQIEEEGTRRRSREVLVRCPVSIANYLMNQKREHIAQIETRYGLSVRIEGDPHLVSPDFSLEKFKTASRVVPVATAPVVSVDTSIMDQVDADEANDEIEEIEDDVAEVEAAEANAETGDDGEGDNKPKRKRRRRRRRKSSGGEGDDTNGEPQRDAQGEANSDGQPAAEGGADTDTGENDAKADTADGKDASAEGEGAVKKRTRTRTRSRSRKKKTDETVAAETQETAAAEAKTEEASAETMTSSDAPVADTAGAIAKTEVKADASTLNGAAPEAESAAVEAKTDETPVEVAKVAEIKADDATAQDVPAEQAEVQVEIQAETPAEPTPEPSSEQPETETSEAPVAEEPVAEVKQTPEPALAAAEVEPASPPKPKRRGWWSVGS; this comes from the coding sequence ATGGCTAAGAAGATGCTTATTGACGCCACCCACGCGGAAGAGACCCGCGTCGTGGTGGTCGACGGAAACAAGGTTGAGGAGTTCGACTTTGAATCTGAAAACAAACGCCAGCTTGCTGGAAATATCTATCTCGCAAAAGTAACTCGCGTCGAACCGTCGCTGCAGGCGGCTTTTGTGGATTATGGCGGAAACCGTCATGGTTTTCTGGCATTTTCGGAGATTCATCCCGACTATTATCAGATTCCCGTCGCTGACCGTGAGGCATTGATGGAGGAAGAGCGCGCCTATGCCGAGGCTCAGCGCGCCCGAGATGACGAAGAAGATGCAAAGCCTGCTCGGCGTCAGTCGCGGTCTCGCCGTAGCCGGACCAAGGCTGCGGATGTTAAATCCGCGGATGTAGTCGAGACCAAGGATGTCAGCCTTGAGGCGGCCGAAACTGGCGCCGATATCGCGGGTATGGAAACGATCGACCTGACCGATGATATCGACGCAGGCGATACCAAACCGACCGAGACGCCAGATAGTGCGTCTGCCGGCGCGCCTGTTGCGTCTGCCGAAGCTGAGGCTCCGGTTGTGGAAGAGGCTGTCAAAGATGCCTCTGATGCGCCTGAGATGCCGGCGGTTGATACGATTGCTGAAACATCGGAGCCTCAGGCCGATGCGGGTGCTGAAACACAAGACGACAGCGCAGCAGACGCTGCTGAGGCCGAAGCCGCAACGGCCACTGAGATCGACGCACCTGAGATTGAAGCAGATGACAGCGTCGAAGAAGAGACCGCAGCTGATGCGACGTCCAAGGACGAAAGCATCGAATCTGTTGCGGATGAAGATGACAGCGAAGACATCCGCCCGGTTCGTAAACCGCGCCCACGTCGTTACAAAATTCAGGAAGTGATCAAGGTTCGTCAGGTCCTGCTTGTGCAGGTCGTGAAGGAAGAGCGCGGCAATAAAGGCGCTGCCCTCACAACCTATCTGTCTCTGGCTGGCCGGTATTGCGTGCTGATGCCCAACACCGCACGTGGTGGTGGCATTTCCCGCAAAATCACCAACGCAGTTGATCGCAAGAAACTCAAAGATATCGCGGTTGAGCTGGACGTGCCCACGGGCGCGGGCCTTATTGTTCGTACTGCCGGTGCCAAGCGCACAAAATCCGAGATCAAGCGCGACTATGAATATCTGCAACGCCTGTGGGAACAGATCCGCGAGCTGACGCTGAAATCCATCGCGCCCGCCAAAATCTACGAAGAAGGTGACCTGATCAAACGTTCGATCCGCGATCTTTACAGCCGCGAGATTGACGAAGTTCTTGTCGAGGGCGAGCGCGGCTACCGCATCGCCAAGGACTTCATGAAGATGATCATGCCGTCCCACGCCAAGAACGTGAAGAATTACCAGGACCAGCTGCCGCTCTTTGCACGGTTCCAGGTGGAAAGCTATCTGGGTGGAATGTTCAACCCGACCGTTCAGCTGAAATCGGGTGGCTATATCGTGATCGGTGTGACCGAGGCGCTGGTGGCGATTGATGTGAACTCTGGCCGGGCCACCAAGGAAGGCTCAATCGAGGAAACCGCGACTAAGACCAATCTGGAGGCTGCCGAAGAGGTGGCCCGCCAACTGCGTCTGCGCGATCTGGCTGGTCTGATCGTCATCGACTTCATCGATATGGACGAGCGCAAGAATAATGCCGCCGTCGAAAAGCGCATGAAAGACAAGCTAAAGACCGACCGCGCTCGCATTCAAGTGGGTCGTATTTCGGGTTTTGGTCTGATGGAAATGTCCCGTCAGCGTCTGCGTCCGGGGATGATTGAGGCGACAACCGCGCCGTGCCCGCATTGCCATGGCACTGGCCTGATCCGTTCGGATGACTCGCTGGCGTTGTCGATCCTGCGCCAGATCGAGGAGGAAGGCACACGCCGTCGCTCCCGCGAGGTCTTGGTGCGCTGCCCGGTCAGCATCGCCAACTATCTGATGAATCAGAAACGCGAACATATCGCTCAGATCGAAACCCGCTACGGTCTCTCCGTGCGGATCGAAGGTGACCCACATCTGGTCAGCCCTGATTTCTCGTTGGAGAAGTTCAAGACCGCGTCGCGTGTGGTCCCTGTCGCAACCGCCCCCGTGGTTTCTGTCGACACCTCGATCATGGATCAGGTTGATGCCGATGAGGCGAATGACGAGATCGAAGAGATCGAGGATGACGTGGCCGAGGTTGAGGCCGCTGAGGCCAATGCCGAGACTGGTGATGACGGCGAGGGAGACAACAAACCCAAGCGCAAGCGTCGTCGTCGGCGGCGGCGGAAGTCCTCCGGTGGCGAAGGTGACGACACCAATGGGGAGCCCCAACGCGACGCTCAGGGAGAGGCAAACAGTGACGGCCAGCCTGCTGCTGAGGGTGGCGCTGATACCGACACGGGTGAAAACGACGCCAAGGCAGATACAGCCGACGGCAAGGACGCATCCGCTGAGGGTGAAGGCGCGGTGAAGAAACGCACCCGGACTCGCACCCGCTCGCGCAGTCGGAAGAAAAAGACGGATGAGACCGTTGCAGCAGAGACGCAGGAAACTGCGGCGGCAGAGGCCAAGACCGAAGAGGCATCAGCCGAGACAATGACATCGTCTGATGCACCCGTGGCGGACACTGCGGGCGCGATAGCGAAAACCGAGGTCAAAGCTGACGCTTCAACCCTAAACGGCGCGGCCCCAGAAGCGGAATCTGCGGCAGTGGAAGCTAAGACAGACGAGACGCCGGTCGAAGTGGCAAAAGTCGCAGAGATCAAGGCCGATGATGCCACAGCGCAGGATGTCCCTGCGGAACAGGCAGAAGTCCAGGTCGAGATCCAAGCGGAAACCCCGGCAGAGCCGACGCCTGAGCCGTCTTCCGAGCAACCAGAAACAGAAACTTCCGAAGCGCCAGTGGCGGAAGAACCTGTTGCTGAGGTCAAACAGACGCCTGAACCTGCGCTTGCCGCAGCTGAGGTCGAACCAGCGAGCCCGCCCAAGCCGAAACGGCGCGGCTGGTGGTCAGTTGGCAGCTAA
- a CDS encoding nuclear transport factor 2 family protein: MSIETNDTLSEQLLRELLEAETAVWTALQQGDVAADLAALHPQFLGVYPSGFAGRNDHAEQLENGPSVAEFTIEDVRVLPLAAGCALLAYRACYRRTGQDKTAAMYVSSIWQRCDGAWINIFSQDTEALPAGAPNTLP, translated from the coding sequence ATGTCCATTGAAACAAATGACACCCTATCAGAACAATTGCTGCGAGAGTTGTTAGAGGCGGAAACCGCGGTCTGGACAGCCTTGCAGCAAGGCGACGTCGCGGCAGATCTTGCGGCACTGCATCCGCAGTTTCTGGGTGTCTATCCCAGTGGATTTGCCGGTCGCAATGACCATGCAGAGCAGCTGGAAAATGGCCCCTCGGTCGCGGAATTCACCATAGAGGATGTGCGTGTTCTGCCGCTTGCAGCGGGGTGTGCGTTATTGGCCTACCGCGCCTGCTACCGGCGCACTGGCCAAGACAAGACAGCTGCCATGTATGTCAGTTCCATTTGGCAGCGCTGCGACGGGGCATGGATAAACATCTTTAGTCAAGACACCGAAGCCCTGCCTGCCGGCGCGCCAAACACGCTGCCATAG
- a CDS encoding sulfurtransferase TusA family protein gives MTDTNETLDAIGLLCPLPVLKARKRLKPLETGAILEIHADDPAAVVDIPHFCHEAGHELLGIRDNQKHQTYLIRKGG, from the coding sequence ATGACAGACACGAACGAGACCCTCGACGCCATCGGGCTGCTGTGCCCCCTGCCCGTCCTAAAGGCGCGCAAGCGTTTGAAACCATTAGAAACCGGGGCGATTTTGGAAATCCATGCGGATGATCCAGCTGCGGTAGTGGACATCCCACATTTCTGCCATGAAGCCGGGCATGAGCTGCTGGGAATCCGCGACAATCAGAAGCACCAGACCTATCTGATCCGTAAGGGTGGCTGA
- a CDS encoding cytochrome c biogenesis CcdA family protein: MFGIEIIDAGLIPAMLVALMAGLVSFLSPCVLPIVPPYLAYMSGVSIGEIQGTSQARRKAIVAALFFVMGLSTVFLLLGFTASAFGAFVLQNQELFAQVSGVVVIIFGLHFLSVFRIPILDREARMETDQSGGSAVGAYILGLAFAFGWTPCIGPQLGAILSLAATEASVARGTLLLGIYALGLGVPFLLAAVFLTRSMVLMNRIKPYMGLIEKLMGGLLILVGFMLVTGLFSEFSFWLLETFPALATLG, encoded by the coding sequence ATGTTTGGAATTGAAATCATCGACGCAGGGCTGATCCCTGCCATGCTGGTGGCGCTAATGGCTGGGTTGGTCAGCTTTCTGTCACCCTGTGTGCTGCCCATTGTGCCGCCCTATCTTGCCTATATGAGCGGTGTATCCATCGGCGAGATCCAAGGCACGTCGCAGGCGCGGCGCAAGGCCATCGTGGCGGCGCTGTTCTTTGTCATGGGTCTTTCCACCGTGTTCCTGCTGCTGGGGTTCACCGCCTCGGCATTCGGGGCGTTTGTGTTGCAAAACCAAGAGCTGTTCGCCCAGGTGTCTGGCGTTGTTGTCATCATATTTGGTCTGCATTTCCTGTCGGTGTTCCGCATCCCCATTCTGGACCGTGAGGCGCGGATGGAGACGGACCAGTCCGGGGGCTCGGCTGTTGGCGCCTATATTCTTGGCCTGGCTTTTGCTTTTGGGTGGACACCCTGTATTGGACCGCAACTGGGTGCGATCCTGTCGCTGGCCGCGACCGAAGCCTCTGTTGCGCGCGGCACGCTGTTACTGGGGATCTATGCGCTTGGGCTTGGGGTTCCGTTTTTGCTCGCGGCGGTATTTCTGACGCGCTCAATGGTACTGATGAACCGGATCAAACCTTATATGGGGCTGATTGAGAAACTCATGGGCGGGCTGCTGATCCTTGTTGGCTTTATGCTGGTCACGGGCCTGTTTTCTGAGTTCTCCTTCTGGCTCCTGGAAACTTTTCCGGCGCTTGCAACATTGGGCTGA
- a CDS encoding cytochrome P450, producing the protein MLPPKPTARQEKVSLWRYLRLFRADLLSAQPAKLYRAWMAEFRTPFFRSYLVNQPELVDTVLKSRPDEFPKSNRVSEGLRPLLGNSVFVTNGATWKRQRRIIDPAFEGGRLKHSYPAMHAAAQAAVARLTDRIAAAPDNSIEIEAETSHAAADVIFRTLFSIPIEHHLAQEVFHRFRAYQQGQPILNLAAFVPLPRWLPRFHRRDTRRNAAHIRALITRLTEERMQAIAAGSAPRDLATKIMTTADPETGERFSTDEMADQVAIFFLAGHETSASALAWALYLVALAPKWQDRIAEEAADLPLETFSAASKLRISRDVFREALRLYPPVPMMVREATCPQQFRGRTLPKGAQVVLSPWHLHRHTRLWDNPDGFDPGRWETDNGKTCQREAYIPFSAGPRVCTGAGFAMIEGPLILSMILQRFRVEPVAGQEPIPVAHLTVRSKNGIWLHLAPRQREAQPDNDR; encoded by the coding sequence GTGCTTCCGCCCAAGCCAACGGCGCGGCAGGAAAAGGTCTCGCTTTGGCGGTATCTGCGATTGTTCCGGGCGGATTTGCTCTCGGCGCAACCGGCCAAGCTATACCGCGCCTGGATGGCAGAGTTTCGCACGCCGTTCTTTCGCTCTTATCTGGTGAATCAGCCGGAACTGGTCGACACCGTGCTAAAGTCACGGCCGGATGAGTTTCCAAAGTCGAACCGTGTCAGCGAAGGATTGCGTCCGCTGCTTGGCAATTCGGTCTTTGTCACCAATGGTGCCACCTGGAAACGCCAGCGCCGGATTATTGATCCCGCGTTTGAGGGGGGGCGCTTGAAACACAGCTATCCTGCAATGCACGCGGCGGCACAGGCGGCAGTGGCACGTCTGACCGATCGGATCGCCGCAGCACCAGATAATTCGATTGAGATAGAGGCAGAAACCTCGCATGCGGCGGCGGATGTGATCTTTCGCACGTTGTTTTCCATTCCGATCGAACACCATCTGGCACAGGAGGTGTTCCATCGGTTTCGTGCCTATCAACAGGGGCAACCGATTTTGAATCTGGCCGCCTTTGTGCCGTTGCCGCGTTGGCTGCCGCGGTTCCATCGTCGCGACACCCGCCGCAACGCCGCTCACATCCGTGCATTGATCACCCGTCTTACGGAGGAACGGATGCAGGCGATCGCAGCAGGCTCAGCGCCGCGGGATCTGGCAACGAAGATCATGACCACTGCGGACCCGGAAACCGGCGAACGGTTTTCAACCGATGAAATGGCTGATCAAGTGGCGATCTTCTTTTTGGCGGGCCATGAAACCAGCGCCTCGGCCCTGGCCTGGGCGTTATATCTGGTCGCATTGGCCCCGAAGTGGCAGGACCGCATTGCCGAAGAGGCCGCTGACCTGCCGTTAGAAACCTTCTCGGCCGCCTCAAAACTGCGCATCAGCCGCGACGTCTTTCGTGAGGCGCTGCGGCTCTATCCGCCGGTGCCGATGATGGTGCGCGAAGCCACCTGTCCACAGCAATTCCGGGGCCGTACCCTGCCGAAAGGCGCGCAAGTGGTGCTGAGCCCTTGGCATCTGCATCGCCACACGCGGCTCTGGGACAATCCCGATGGCTTTGATCCGGGACGATGGGAAACGGATAATGGTAAGACCTGTCAGAGAGAGGCCTATATACCGTTCTCAGCTGGTCCGCGCGTTTGTACCGGTGCTGGCTTCGCAATGATTGAAGGACCGCTGATCCTATCGATGATCCTGCAACGGTTTCGGGTGGAACCTGTTGCTGGCCAGGAGCCGATCCCGGTCGCCCATCTGACAGTCCGGTCAAAAAACGGGATCTGGCTGCACCTGGCGCCGCGACAGCGCGAAGCGCAGCCAGATAATGATCGCTAG
- a CDS encoding ribbon-helix-helix domain-containing protein: MTNRPRKHSLTLRGHRTSVSLEDEFWQAFREIAAEDNRAINDLAAEIDENRGVDCGLASAIRLHVLRRLRKQRVVSSDAQKPT; encoded by the coding sequence ATGACTAATCGCCCACGGAAACACTCGCTTACCCTGCGTGGTCACCGCACCTCGGTGTCGCTGGAGGATGAGTTCTGGCAGGCCTTCCGCGAGATTGCCGCCGAAGACAACCGAGCCATCAACGACCTGGCCGCTGAAATAGACGAAAATAGAGGCGTGGACTGTGGTCTGGCCTCGGCCATTCGTCTGCATGTGTTGCGACGTTTAAGAAAACAGCGCGTCGTCTCCAGCGATGCGCAAAAACCCACTTAA
- a CDS encoding DUF4169 family protein has protein sequence MAGSGSGPVNLNRYRKEKARAEKKARADQNAVTYGRTKAEKDLDQARNAQDMRRLDGTKCDDPKTNDD, from the coding sequence ATGGCTGGTTCCGGTTCAGGCCCGGTCAATCTGAACCGGTATCGCAAGGAAAAGGCGCGGGCTGAGAAGAAGGCCCGCGCCGACCAGAATGCCGTGACTTATGGCCGGACCAAGGCCGAGAAGGATCTGGACCAGGCCCGCAACGCGCAAGATATGCGGCGACTGGATGGCACAAAATGCGACGATCCCAAGACCAACGATGACTAA
- the fumC gene encoding class II fumarate hydratase, whose protein sequence is MSDTRTETDSFGPLEVPANKYWGAQTQRSIMNFPIGWEKQPVAIVRALGVIKQACAMANKASGALDVKIADAVIEAAGEVIEGKFDDNFPLVVWQTGSGTQSNMNSNEVIANRAIEILGGTIGSKDPVHPNDHCNMGQSSNDTFPTAMHIATAMSVRDVLLPGLTKLAEGLEAKSEAFKDIIKIGRTHTQDATPLTLGQEFGGYAHQIRQGLARVEATMPGIYELAQGGTAVGTGLNTQKGWGETVAANMAEITGLPFVTAPNKFEALAAHDAMVFLSGALATIAGSCYKIANDIRFLGSGPRSGLGELILPENEPGSSIMPGKVNPTQAEALTQVAAHVMGNDAAIKFAGSQGHFELNVYNPMMSYNLLQSIQLLGDAADSFTERMLNGIEANEPRIDKLMKESLMLVTALAPTIGYDNATKVAKTAHKNGTTLKEEAIALGFVDEATFDAVVRPEQMIGPKD, encoded by the coding sequence ATGTCCGATACCCGCACCGAAACCGACAGCTTCGGTCCGCTTGAGGTCCCCGCCAACAAGTACTGGGGCGCACAGACCCAACGGTCGATCATGAACTTCCCGATTGGCTGGGAAAAACAGCCTGTCGCCATCGTGCGCGCACTGGGGGTGATCAAGCAGGCCTGCGCCATGGCCAACAAGGCCTCGGGCGCACTGGACGTCAAGATCGCGGATGCAGTCATCGAAGCGGCCGGCGAGGTGATCGAGGGCAAGTTTGACGACAACTTCCCGCTGGTGGTCTGGCAGACCGGCTCCGGCACCCAGTCCAACATGAATTCCAACGAAGTCATCGCCAATCGCGCGATCGAGATCCTGGGCGGCACCATTGGCTCCAAGGATCCGGTGCACCCAAACGATCACTGCAACATGGGCCAGTCCTCCAACGATACCTTCCCCACCGCAATGCATATCGCCACCGCAATGTCGGTGCGCGACGTACTGTTGCCCGGCCTGACCAAGCTGGCCGAAGGGCTGGAAGCCAAATCCGAGGCCTTCAAGGATATCATCAAGATCGGCCGCACCCATACGCAGGATGCAACCCCGCTGACGCTGGGCCAGGAATTTGGCGGCTACGCGCATCAGATCCGCCAGGGTCTGGCACGGGTTGAGGCCACGATGCCCGGCATCTATGAACTAGCGCAAGGCGGCACCGCTGTTGGCACCGGTCTGAACACGCAAAAAGGCTGGGGCGAGACCGTCGCCGCCAATATGGCTGAAATCACTGGCCTGCCCTTCGTCACCGCGCCAAACAAGTTTGAAGCACTGGCCGCCCATGACGCCATGGTGTTTCTGTCGGGCGCGCTCGCGACCATTGCAGGCAGCTGCTACAAGATTGCCAATGACATCCGCTTCCTTGGCTCCGGTCCGCGCTCCGGTCTGGGCGAGTTGATCCTGCCGGAAAACGAGCCGGGCTCCTCGATCATGCCCGGCAAAGTGAACCCAACACAGGCCGAGGCCCTGACCCAGGTGGCCGCCCATGTGATGGGCAATGACGCCGCGATCAAGTTCGCAGGCTCGCAGGGCCATTTCGAGCTGAACGTCTACAACCCGATGATGTCCTATAACCTTTTGCAGTCGATCCAACTCTTGGGCGACGCTGCGGACAGCTTCACCGAGCGGATGCTGAATGGCATCGAGGCCAATGAACCGCGCATCGACAAGCTGATGAAAGAGTCGCTGATGCTGGTCACTGCTCTGGCCCCGACCATCGGCTATGACAATGCCACAAAGGTTGCCAAAACCGCGCATAAGAACGGCACCACGCTGAAGGAAGAGGCCATCGCGCTTGGCTTCGTCGATGAGGCGACGTTTGACGCCGTTGTCCGCCCAGAGCAGATGATCGGCCCGAAAGACTGA